In a genomic window of Vicinamibacterales bacterium:
- a CDS encoding VirB8/TrbF family protein, whose product MDATVADIKPKTLEGAKRQFVELYGSALVMNTYLKITLVLVSLVALGLLGLNVYTASKYANVRPLVIRIDDVGRAEAVSYDATAYRPQAPELRYFLTQFVVKHFSRIKATVQREYPESLLFLAPALADATIAQNEQSRVLETFVTNPSADEVDVIVQNVSLSELTASPFRASVTFAKVFYTPGTRHERSRETHVAQVDFVMRDHVPNALVRVNPLGLQVTYFRVDQAFEEQRP is encoded by the coding sequence ATGGATGCCACGGTGGCCGACATCAAGCCGAAGACGCTCGAGGGCGCCAAGCGCCAGTTCGTCGAGCTGTACGGCTCGGCGCTGGTCATGAACACCTACTTAAAGATCACGCTGGTGCTCGTTTCGTTGGTGGCGCTGGGCCTGTTGGGGCTCAACGTCTACACGGCATCGAAGTACGCCAATGTCCGGCCGCTCGTGATCCGCATCGACGACGTCGGACGAGCTGAAGCCGTCTCGTACGACGCCACCGCCTATCGCCCGCAGGCGCCAGAGCTCCGCTACTTCCTGACGCAGTTCGTCGTGAAGCACTTCAGCCGGATCAAGGCGACCGTGCAGCGCGAGTATCCGGAGTCGTTGCTGTTCCTCGCTCCGGCCCTGGCTGATGCCACGATCGCGCAGAACGAGCAGAGCCGCGTCCTCGAGACGTTCGTGACGAACCCCTCCGCCGACGAGGTCGATGTCATCGTCCAGAACGTGAGCCTCAGCGAGCTGACAGCCTCGCCCTTCCGGGCGTCGGTGACGTTCGCCAAGGTGTTCTACACTCCTGGCACGCGGCATGAGCGGAGCCGCGAGACCCATGTCGCGCAGGTCGACTTCGTGATGCGCGACCACGTGCCGAACGCGTTGGTCCGGGTCAATCCCCTGGGACTCCAGGTGACGTACTTCCGCGTCGATCAGGCCTTCGAGGAGCAGCGGCCGTGA
- a CDS encoding type IV secretion system DNA-binding domain-containing protein, protein MVRTIVEMRGFVAMLSAAAVGVWGLTAHPLPADNPFLQIVALRDPAVFRGLSYGYAALWFSTPFLVASVLLSGLTIVAYRRAPAARLHPLPPYPQPETRPAPSLVLGETHLQATTGPAADPEWLELPQRGLYTGVMILGAVGTGKTSACMYPYVDQLLRWRARDPALKVGGLVLEVKGDFCQQVRTMLAMHGRADDYLELGLDTGYCYNPLHNDLDAYAVAYAISTLLNNLFGKSKEPFWQQAYTDLLKFVISLRRITDGYTTLSEVYQFIVNEQKIADNIATLGKRLNEPHEVILVSEDDYQTQVRTAPFIHWRKIGPNTRAHDYNGDLETHLSENGIAFTVRRDVTVVDADRHHRLDAIRRWFGGVWLKLDNKVKASIIEGVVVFLSLFDENPEVFRAFCPDRMRYARPPKPGEPRPLPPLEELLESGHVLGLNFPVALNPALARGLGVMLKLDFQRAVLNRIPRISAKPDAAWRDILFVADEYHAFATVGETDPTGDERAFALSRQARLIPIVATQSIASLRSALAGDDGWRTLLQCFRTKLFLATSDELTARVAAELCGKVDQLKTRYSISETASDAHISWLGGQPAASKQSLGATKSYTFESDFLFQPRVFMELQNAQAVALPYDGVNPLPPRYCYLKPHYLDVQTSYFEHLAKGAL, encoded by the coding sequence ATGGTACGCACCATCGTCGAGATGCGCGGATTCGTGGCGATGCTCAGCGCCGCGGCGGTCGGTGTCTGGGGGCTGACTGCGCACCCGCTGCCGGCCGACAACCCGTTCCTGCAGATCGTAGCCCTCCGCGATCCGGCCGTGTTTCGGGGCCTGTCGTACGGCTACGCCGCGCTGTGGTTCAGCACGCCATTCCTCGTCGCGAGCGTGCTGCTCTCAGGCCTGACGATCGTGGCCTACCGTCGCGCGCCGGCAGCTCGCCTTCACCCGCTTCCGCCGTATCCCCAGCCCGAGACGCGGCCCGCCCCGTCGCTGGTGCTGGGCGAGACACATCTGCAGGCGACCACGGGCCCGGCGGCCGACCCGGAATGGCTCGAACTCCCGCAGCGTGGTCTGTATACCGGCGTCATGATTCTGGGCGCCGTCGGCACGGGGAAGACGTCGGCGTGCATGTATCCGTACGTCGACCAGCTCCTGCGCTGGCGCGCCCGGGATCCCGCGCTCAAAGTCGGCGGGCTCGTGCTCGAGGTGAAGGGCGACTTCTGCCAGCAGGTGCGCACCATGCTGGCGATGCACGGACGGGCCGACGACTACCTGGAACTCGGCCTCGACACCGGCTACTGCTACAACCCGCTCCACAACGATCTTGACGCCTACGCCGTGGCGTACGCCATCTCGACGTTGCTGAACAACTTGTTCGGCAAGTCGAAAGAGCCGTTCTGGCAGCAGGCCTACACGGACCTGCTGAAGTTCGTGATCTCGCTGCGGCGCATCACCGATGGCTACACCACCCTGTCGGAGGTCTACCAGTTCATCGTCAACGAGCAGAAGATCGCCGACAACATCGCCACGCTCGGGAAGCGGCTGAACGAGCCGCACGAAGTCATCCTCGTGTCTGAGGACGACTACCAGACGCAGGTGCGCACGGCGCCGTTCATCCATTGGCGGAAGATCGGCCCGAACACGCGCGCCCACGACTACAACGGAGACCTCGAAACGCACCTGTCCGAGAACGGGATTGCGTTCACGGTCCGCCGCGACGTGACGGTCGTAGACGCCGACCGCCATCACCGCCTGGATGCTATCCGCCGCTGGTTCGGCGGCGTGTGGCTGAAGCTCGACAACAAGGTCAAGGCGTCGATCATCGAAGGCGTCGTCGTCTTCCTGTCGCTGTTCGACGAGAACCCCGAGGTGTTCCGAGCGTTCTGCCCCGACCGGATGCGCTACGCGCGACCGCCGAAGCCGGGGGAGCCGCGGCCGCTGCCGCCGCTCGAGGAACTGCTCGAGTCTGGCCACGTGCTCGGACTGAACTTCCCAGTCGCGCTGAACCCGGCGCTCGCCCGGGGCCTCGGCGTAATGCTGAAGCTCGACTTCCAGCGCGCCGTGCTGAACCGCATTCCGCGGATCTCGGCGAAACCAGATGCCGCATGGCGCGACATCCTGTTCGTGGCCGACGAGTACCACGCCTTCGCCACGGTGGGGGAGACCGACCCGACCGGCGACGAACGCGCCTTCGCGTTGTCGCGCCAGGCGCGACTGATTCCGATTGTCGCCACGCAGTCGATCGCGTCGCTTCGGTCCGCCCTGGCCGGCGACGACGGCTGGCGCACCCTGCTGCAGTGCTTCCGCACAAAGTTGTTCCTCGCAACCAGTGACGAACTGACGGCGCGCGTGGCGGCAGAACTGTGCGGCAAGGTCGATCAGCTCAAGACGCGGTACTCGATCAGCGAGACCGCGTCCGACGCGCACATCTCGTGGCTGGGGGGCCAACCCGCCGCCTCGAAGCAGTCGCTCGGCGCGACCAAGTCGTACACCTTCGAGTCGGACTTCCTGTTCCAGCCCCGCGTGTTCATGGAGTTGCAGAACGCGCAGGCGGTTGCGTTGCCCTACGACGGCGTGAACCCGCTGCCGCCGCGCTACTGCTACCTGAAACCGCACTACCTCGACGTGCAGACCAGCTACTTCGAGCACTTGGCGAAAGGCGCCCTATGA
- a CDS encoding ATPase, T2SS/T4P/T4SS family, with protein MARILPFLRPIEDLLCDPDITEVMVNDGGRRVFVERAGYLEAVPDRTLETRNLTVAIKNIARACGDEISDAQPLLDARLEDGSRVAALFPPCSVTGPALTIRKFTKRYSLEALVENAALLPAWAGALAGAVTARRNVLISGGTGTGKTTLLNALAARIPDHERLIVIEETSEIHLDKPNVLRLEARRAQVPLGGEEPLPAVTIADLLRASLRHRPDRIVVGEVRGAEAFDLLQALNTGHLGSMSTIHANSASQALTRLAHCVLTANVGLPHQSTREAIALAIHVVAHVARVHSGRRVTELLEVRGYDAHTDRFLLSPLLATTTDAEGGTS; from the coding sequence ATGGCCCGAATCCTGCCCTTCCTGAGACCCATCGAGGATCTGCTGTGCGATCCCGACATCACCGAGGTGATGGTGAACGACGGGGGGCGGCGCGTGTTCGTGGAGCGCGCCGGCTATCTGGAAGCCGTGCCAGACCGCACGCTCGAGACCCGGAACCTCACCGTGGCGATCAAGAACATCGCGCGGGCGTGTGGCGACGAGATCTCCGACGCGCAGCCCCTGCTCGATGCACGGCTCGAAGACGGCTCGCGCGTGGCGGCGTTGTTCCCGCCGTGCTCGGTCACCGGCCCAGCCCTGACCATCCGGAAGTTCACGAAGCGGTACAGCCTGGAGGCCCTCGTGGAGAACGCCGCCCTGCTGCCAGCGTGGGCAGGCGCCCTGGCGGGCGCGGTGACGGCTCGCCGCAACGTCCTCATCTCTGGCGGCACGGGCACGGGCAAGACCACATTGCTCAACGCGCTCGCCGCGCGCATCCCCGACCACGAGCGGCTGATCGTCATCGAGGAAACGTCCGAGATCCACCTCGACAAGCCGAACGTCCTTCGCCTGGAAGCGAGGCGCGCTCAGGTGCCCCTGGGCGGGGAAGAACCCCTCCCAGCCGTGACCATCGCGGACCTGCTCCGGGCGTCGCTGCGGCACCGCCCGGATCGCATCGTGGTCGGCGAGGTGCGCGGGGCTGAGGCGTTCGACCTGCTGCAGGCGCTGAACACCGGACATCTGGGCAGCATGTCCACCATTCACGCCAACTCGGCGTCGCAGGCTTTGACGCGTCTTGCGCACTGCGTGCTCACGGCGAACGTCGGCCTGCCGCACCAGAGCACGCGCGAGGCGATTGCCCTGGCGATCCACGTTGTGGCGCACGTGGCCCGCGTGCATAGTGGAAGGCGCGTCACGGAGCTTCTCGAAGTCCGCGGCTACGACGCGCATACCGACCGGTTCCTGCTCTCCCCCTTGCTGGCTACCACGACCGATGCGGAAGGAGGGACGTCATGA
- a CDS encoding DNA-primase RepB domain-containing protein: MDRHAPRAFLAAGYAPDDWVAILLKSYRTGEAVQRVLPVATVASERFQAWLRAKNAQRWEVYVSTNAVAPGQRSRTRDRVAAVRHVFLDADEAGQQLLAALAARSDIPPPSYILRTSLGRVHVLWRVQGFEVPAVEALQKHLAKELDADPAATSAAQLTRLPGFLSHKRRDPFAVSLLLGAVSRVYDSRDFPGAKPPRRTEVAPSARRRGASKVARARSYLRSVPPAVAGERGDAHTFRVCCRVVRGFALSEVDALAALSEWNERCVPPWRMSELAAKVRNAGRYGRETIGARVLGNGYVPGPRYCG; this comes from the coding sequence GTGGACCGGCATGCCCCGCGCGCGTTCCTCGCCGCCGGCTACGCGCCGGACGACTGGGTGGCCATCCTGTTGAAGTCGTACCGAACGGGCGAGGCGGTGCAGCGCGTCCTGCCGGTGGCGACCGTGGCGAGCGAGCGGTTCCAGGCGTGGTTGCGGGCCAAGAACGCCCAGCGGTGGGAGGTCTACGTCAGCACGAACGCCGTGGCGCCGGGGCAGCGGTCGAGGACGCGCGACCGCGTCGCTGCAGTCCGCCACGTGTTTCTCGACGCGGACGAGGCGGGGCAGCAACTTCTGGCGGCTCTGGCGGCGCGGTCCGACATCCCACCGCCCTCCTACATCCTGCGGACGTCCCTGGGCCGCGTTCACGTGCTGTGGCGCGTGCAGGGATTCGAAGTCCCCGCGGTGGAGGCGCTGCAGAAACACCTGGCCAAGGAACTTGATGCCGATCCCGCGGCTACCTCGGCCGCGCAGCTCACTCGGCTTCCCGGCTTCCTCAGCCACAAGCGCCGAGATCCGTTCGCGGTCTCGCTGCTCCTCGGCGCGGTGAGTCGAGTCTACGACTCCCGCGATTTCCCAGGTGCGAAGCCTCCCCGCCGCACGGAGGTCGCGCCGTCGGCTAGACGGAGAGGGGCGAGCAAGGTGGCCCGCGCGCGGTCGTACCTGCGGTCCGTGCCGCCCGCGGTGGCCGGTGAACGCGGGGACGCGCACACGTTCCGGGTGTGCTGCCGAGTCGTTCGCGGGTTCGCCCTCAGCGAAGTCGACGCGCTGGCGGCTCTCTCCGAGTGGAACGAGCGATGCGTGCCTCCCTGGCGGATGTCGGAGCTGGCTGCCAAGGTGCGAAATGCAGGGCGGTACGGCCGAGAGACCATCGGCGCCCGCGTGCTCGGGAACGGATACGTGCCTGGGCCCCGGTACTGCGGCTAG
- a CDS encoding VWA domain-containing protein has product MAVALVSQAAQPRTSQFRSGVTLKQLDVVVNGADGRHVEGLTVDDFVVSEDDVPARVTFVTEVKAPATVVTERSSSVSGSDSDVWTNANVPDRIFAIVLDDLSTRATDTPKARAVARRFIDQLLPGDMAAVVFTGQQAGAQEFTADKGRLRGALNHYSGRFAAPEFDLVSEPSALDRSMKATLGGEVAGNLARTVATLSNVAEWLAPVSKRRKAILFVTAGLEPAAARALLAGLDQDGHARGDLANSFRRLLSSAASAHVSIYPLDYRGLSGPLGPEAVEQSGLGSGAALQALASETGGVAYVNSNALDGFVSRVFQDASAYYLVSYEAAPNQEAAATSVSVRARRAAVTVRTRRHNVSPPKERRDGSREEMSRMLSSPLPVGDIAMRAHVVTLPRENGRGRAFVLLDVSGADLPLANDRRRDANLSYRIVATDVDGKIRASESKALDLRLSEQRSMQLASKELRIVSHLDLPAGVFRVRASVVTGGHVGTILGDLEVPAYDTAPLVVSAPLVVAASAASTPVRREDFELFSRRLPAAPTTRRSFQSGDSLVAYVEAHVRPTRGDVAPSPEVSVSVEGPAGDIVASPEISVGARGRGLAGGTVYPVAARLSLDRLTAGPYTLRIVTTLARLARVVRTAAFDVQ; this is encoded by the coding sequence GTGGCGGTAGCACTGGTGTCGCAGGCGGCCCAACCACGCACGTCTCAGTTTCGCTCGGGTGTCACCCTTAAGCAACTCGACGTGGTTGTCAACGGCGCCGATGGGCGCCACGTGGAGGGTTTGACTGTCGACGACTTTGTTGTGTCTGAGGACGACGTGCCAGCACGTGTCACGTTTGTCACTGAGGTGAAGGCGCCAGCGACGGTCGTGACCGAGCGGTCGTCGTCAGTGTCTGGCAGTGACAGCGATGTCTGGACGAATGCGAACGTGCCAGATCGCATCTTCGCGATCGTACTCGACGATTTGAGCACTCGGGCGACCGACACGCCGAAAGCGCGCGCTGTCGCGCGGCGGTTTATCGATCAGCTGCTACCCGGCGACATGGCAGCAGTAGTGTTCACCGGGCAGCAAGCGGGGGCGCAAGAGTTTACGGCGGACAAGGGGCGTCTTAGGGGAGCCTTGAATCACTATTCCGGGCGCTTCGCGGCTCCAGAGTTCGACCTCGTCTCCGAGCCGAGCGCGCTTGACAGATCTATGAAGGCGACGCTTGGGGGCGAGGTCGCAGGCAACCTGGCTCGTACCGTCGCGACGTTGTCGAACGTAGCCGAATGGCTCGCACCAGTATCCAAACGTCGTAAGGCGATTCTGTTTGTGACTGCAGGCCTTGAGCCGGCGGCAGCTCGCGCGCTTCTCGCCGGGTTGGACCAGGACGGACACGCGCGGGGCGACCTCGCAAACTCGTTCCGGCGACTGTTGAGCAGCGCGGCGTCTGCGCACGTGTCGATATACCCGTTAGATTACCGAGGACTGTCTGGCCCGCTTGGCCCTGAGGCCGTAGAGCAGAGCGGCCTCGGTAGCGGAGCGGCCCTGCAGGCACTCGCCTCCGAGACTGGTGGCGTGGCCTACGTGAATAGCAATGCGCTCGACGGTTTTGTCAGCAGAGTATTTCAGGACGCAAGTGCCTATTATTTGGTGAGCTACGAAGCAGCTCCCAACCAAGAAGCGGCGGCAACGAGCGTGAGTGTTCGGGCTCGACGGGCAGCGGTGACGGTTCGAACCCGTAGGCACAACGTGTCGCCGCCAAAAGAGCGCCGCGACGGCTCGCGAGAGGAGATGTCGCGCATGCTCTCGAGCCCGCTGCCTGTTGGCGATATTGCGATGCGTGCCCACGTCGTGACGTTACCCCGTGAAAACGGGCGAGGCAGAGCTTTCGTGCTCTTGGATGTATCGGGAGCCGACCTCCCGCTGGCGAACGACCGCCGTCGAGACGCAAACCTGAGCTACCGCATCGTCGCTACAGATGTGGATGGAAAGATTCGTGCGTCTGAGTCCAAAGCGTTGGATCTACGGTTGTCAGAGCAGCGGTCCATGCAGCTTGCAAGCAAGGAACTGAGGATCGTCTCACACCTCGATTTGCCGGCAGGGGTGTTCCGAGTGAGGGCCAGTGTGGTAACAGGCGGGCACGTTGGTACGATCCTCGGGGACCTGGAAGTGCCCGCATACGACACGGCACCACTGGTCGTCAGTGCGCCCTTGGTGGTGGCAGCCAGCGCTGCGAGCACCCCCGTCAGGCGTGAAGACTTTGAACTGTTCAGTCGACGCCTTCCGGCTGCGCCGACGACGCGTCGGTCGTTTCAGTCTGGTGACTCACTCGTGGCATACGTGGAGGCGCACGTACGGCCGACGAGGGGTGACGTGGCGCCCTCCCCGGAGGTGAGCGTGTCCGTCGAAGGGCCGGCTGGCGACATTGTCGCGTCGCCGGAGATTTCGGTCGGCGCGCGTGGCAGGGGCCTCGCCGGCGGTACAGTGTATCCTGTCGCCGCTCGATTGTCCCTCGATAGGCTGACCGCGGGACCATATACACTTAGAATTGTCACTACACTTGCCCGGCTGGCACGGGTGGTGCGGACAGCAGCCTTCGACGTGCAGTAG
- a CDS encoding carboxypeptidase-like regulatory domain-containing protein, which yields MPNRDSKMEATTMGDSEPAPTPVRRTRSLLLVVSTIASVAVASASSPQLLPPAAPKAPQRAAGASLAGRVVNAVTAVPLVGAIVRVTGAGETRVVMTDEEGRFVIGELPPGRFTLFASKGGFVGSPYGQVRPGGVGAPIDVERATAYEKLNIGLAPGAVITGALIDEHGQPVVGAVVSASRLALVIDEWRVTAVAGADDTTDDRGTYRLYGLAPGQYYVAGRAAAALVASLSRRGVAAAGNAPTYYPGATSLGAATAVVVEAGAEIGGVNFTLSNAGFGTVRGRAASTTGRSLGPGVVTLFDRGSESLSGGPTQTGLIQQDGQFEVRGVPPGTYELVVRSALSVGALPEYGSTTVVVSEGTVDGVFVSASTGATARGRIVSDGARRVPDSLRLAFRSAERGVDSRVQRDQYGANGTFEVAGLFGRQLVRLSRAGAEGWALRTVLVNGLDVTDGGINFERGRDVTGLTVVVTDAVTRVAGRVEPGDGPPSEVAIVVFPSDERLWSFRSRFVMQSMADSQGRYSIEGLPPRQDYLVAAVRTVQPAEILQPSVLRRMRGMAVSVSLAEGESKALDLRAAEP from the coding sequence ATGCCGAACCGAGATAGCAAGATGGAGGCGACGACAATGGGTGATAGTGAGCCGGCGCCCACGCCAGTACGCCGGACGCGGAGCCTTCTCTTGGTTGTGTCGACCATTGCGTCGGTGGCCGTGGCCAGCGCTAGTTCGCCCCAGCTGCTGCCGCCAGCCGCTCCGAAGGCACCACAGCGAGCCGCCGGAGCGTCACTTGCGGGACGGGTCGTGAACGCAGTCACGGCTGTCCCCCTTGTGGGAGCGATCGTGCGCGTTACTGGAGCCGGTGAGACGCGCGTCGTAATGACCGACGAGGAAGGCCGCTTCGTGATTGGAGAGTTGCCGCCAGGACGATTCACGCTATTTGCATCAAAAGGAGGCTTCGTCGGTTCGCCGTACGGCCAAGTGCGCCCCGGAGGCGTAGGGGCACCGATTGACGTCGAGCGCGCGACCGCCTACGAGAAGCTGAATATCGGGCTGGCTCCAGGGGCGGTGATTACGGGTGCGCTAATCGATGAGCACGGACAGCCTGTGGTCGGCGCTGTCGTGTCGGCGTCGCGTCTCGCACTCGTTATCGATGAGTGGCGGGTCACGGCGGTCGCTGGTGCAGATGACACGACGGATGATCGGGGCACCTACCGCCTGTACGGCCTGGCCCCAGGACAGTACTACGTGGCAGGCCGAGCAGCAGCAGCGCTGGTCGCGTCACTTAGCCGTAGAGGAGTAGCAGCGGCGGGTAACGCTCCAACGTACTATCCCGGTGCCACGAGCTTGGGCGCTGCGACGGCTGTTGTCGTTGAGGCCGGCGCGGAGATTGGCGGGGTGAACTTCACGCTATCGAACGCCGGGTTCGGTACGGTACGGGGTCGCGCGGCTAGCACGACCGGCCGGTCACTAGGGCCCGGAGTTGTCACGCTGTTTGACAGGGGCAGCGAGAGTCTGTCTGGAGGCCCAACTCAGACTGGACTAATTCAACAGGACGGACAGTTCGAGGTGCGGGGTGTGCCGCCTGGAACGTACGAACTCGTCGTGCGGTCAGCGTTGTCCGTGGGCGCCCTTCCAGAGTACGGTTCGACGACAGTCGTCGTGAGCGAGGGGACAGTCGATGGCGTGTTTGTGTCAGCGTCCACCGGGGCGACCGCGCGGGGTCGGATTGTATCGGATGGCGCCAGAAGGGTGCCAGACAGTTTGCGACTCGCGTTTCGAAGTGCTGAGCGTGGCGTGGACAGCCGCGTGCAACGAGACCAATACGGGGCGAACGGCACGTTCGAAGTCGCAGGACTGTTTGGCCGACAGCTGGTTCGCCTCTCCCGTGCGGGCGCAGAAGGCTGGGCGCTACGGACCGTGTTGGTCAATGGGCTCGACGTGACCGATGGTGGAATCAACTTCGAACGCGGCCGCGACGTTACCGGGCTGACGGTCGTCGTAACCGATGCCGTTACACGCGTGGCCGGCAGGGTTGAGCCGGGCGATGGCCCACCTTCGGAAGTCGCTATCGTCGTGTTCCCCTCGGACGAGCGACTCTGGTCCTTCCGCAGCCGGTTTGTGATGCAGTCGATGGCGGATAGCCAGGGCCGGTACTCAATTGAAGGGCTGCCGCCCCGCCAGGATTACTTGGTGGCAGCAGTGCGGACAGTCCAGCCGGCAGAAATCCTGCAACCCAGTGTTCTCCGTAGGATGCGAGGGATGGCGGTGTCAGTCTCGCTTGCCGAGGGCGAGTCAAAGGCGCTAGACTTGCGGGCAGCAGAGCCGTAG